The nucleotide sequence CCAGTATTTACTAATTGTGTTGCAGAGCTGTCTGCCTGTATTTACTAATTCTATGATGCTCAATATCTTGTTGCTTTTCTCTCTGAATCTTCGGGTATGAGGCCCAAGCTTTGCCAAATTAGCAATCCGGCATATGCATCCACTTGCAAGGTGCAATCATTTGAGGCAAGGATATTCATTGTCAAACAAGCACTACTGTGCTGCTAATAACAAAAATTAAATTGCATTAGGATTCATGAACTACTTATTTTCATCTTATATATGCTGACCTTTTCCTTCTTTCAGTGAAAAATCATGCATGTGTCCTTCGTGTTATATTATTGTAACCTTTCATACACATATAGGCCGTAAACTTAACAAGTCAAGTTTAAAAAGTTCCAACAATTCATGACCATAAAATTTTAATGCAGTTTGTTTAGCACTAAATGCCAGACTAAAAATCATGAGAGGATCTGATGCATCCGTCTGTAGTTTTTACCAGTAGATATGTGGAACATTACTTGtatttgtgtttcctaccatgTTTGGTTACATTCATTGATCCCTGATCCCTTAGGTCTATTGGGAAATGTATACTTCGGCAGATTTCTCAGTTTTAAGTTTTATCCTTGAGCTGGACATTAGGTATCCACCTCTGAAATCACACTTATGGGTTCACCCTTTTTTCACCTGAGGCAGGCAGCCGCGATGGCCACTAGAAAAGTTGGCTCTTGCTTTGGTGTTTGGTGGGCAGCCGCATCCCGCCCCTCCTCCAACCTGAGCTACTGTAGATTACAAGTATATTCTTATGAGAAATTACATCTTTGTTTGATTGAAAAAAATTGTTTGTACATTTTTGGGGGAAGTTTTGTATTTCAATTATAAAGCCAGTGTAGGGTCAGGGTGTGCATTTTTTACAATGTGGTTTGGCCATACCTGTGTCTAGAAAGTGTTTTCCCTTGTAGTACCTTCATGAGATTTTGACTTCTTACCCTAACTCGAATTATGACATTGCAGATGCTGGGTGCAAAACTCCAACAATACTTCCATCTGCAGCAACAAACTCTGGTAGAGTTAACTCACGTCAGCATAAGGCATGAAGCTTTGGAATTTGCAGAAAAAGTACTTGCACTAAGAGGTAATTTACAGTTAAAATATCTCCTTTATTTGGTTTAAGAACATGTTCTGATGTTACTTTTGATTTGTATATAAAATTCTAATAATTCTGCAGCAAGTCTTTCTCGAGGAAATAGGAAAAACTGCAACACTTTTTTTGTCTTTTTGAAGATGCACCATGGACCATAGTGAAAAATATCGCGAACAGATGTATCTAGCATTGAAATGCGCCTAGATACACCCGTTTGAGCGAAAAGTAATATGGATAAGAGGGAGTATCACTTTTTGATGTTGCGGGGCACCATGGTACATGTACGTGTCAAAAACATCAAGTTCAAAACTTCGTGGCATGCTTCCACCCAATGATTAGTCAACATGATATCAAATTTCAAGGTTGGGGAGAATCATAATGGACTACTGTACGTAGATGGACCTTGCTTGTGGCAGCACTATAACTATATGTACATAAATTTGGTTCTGATATATTCATGCTAATTTCCTATAATTATTTCTAGGTGCATTTGGATGCAAGGAACCATTGGTGCGCATATGCTACTGCCACAAAATCAATTTCCCATCTACTTCTTATTTCAGTCACATGAATGGGATCAATGCAAAGTAAGATTGCATTCTTATTCCATTTATTATTGCCCAAATCATTTATCATAGTTTAGACGGCATACTCATCTTGCTTCCAGTTTCCTCGAATGGCCTCTCAATCCATGTACCAGATCATTAGATGGCACGCATGTATGATGTATATACTTTGCCTTTACTCTGCATTTTTGTTTGTCCTTTGTTTATGTTTCGATGCCCATATTTCAGCAATTAGCAAGTGCTGCAACATACTAGGAAGAAGTTCTTGTGGTCCGGAGTTGGAAGGATCAATAAAAACAGTAATCGGTCACTTGCTTTCTTTCTGAAAACATATCTGAAAGGAGGCTTGTTTGACATATGTTTCGATGCTCATATTGCAGGGTTTAGTGGCTGCATCAACATTGTAGGAAGAAGTTCTTGTTTTCTGGAGTTTGAAACATCAGTAGTACGCTGTTGAGATGCTCTTCGACCCTTTTTTTTGACAAACACAACAATGTAGCTACTCCATTGAATAACTTACCTTGTGTTGGTATTCATCATTATAAATAACACTGAGTCTTGTTCATCATGAATCTGTATCAATATGTGTTGTGTTCTCTTTCAGAGAAGTGAACTTTGAGAACCCTCCTCATTCCGATCAATGAAAATTCCGAGGCTGAAAGTACAAACTTGATAAGACAAATTGATAGACTTGGAGAAAAAAATAGGTGTATTTGGACCTGGATGGTAACATAGGCATATTTGGAATAGGGTGACGACGGAGCAGAAATGGCCAAAAGAGTTTGAGTGGAAGGGCTTGTGGAAGAAGATATGGAATGATAACGATGCGATTTTGTTGTGTGATTGTTGTATGTATATTTGAGGTCCTTAGGAAAAGAAGTCTCAGTGAGGTAAAGTGATGGAGACACATCTTAGGTGGAGATGAAAGGAGAACTCGGAGACAAATAGAGCATTATTCGTAGTTGGTTTGTGAATGAACATCTGGTGGGAAGAACGTTTTCATGTCCATATGCCCCCTTTTCTTAGTATTTGTACTAAGGTGAGgtgcattatatatatatatatatatatatatatatatatatatatatatatatatatatatatatatatatcatcatttGTTGGTGGTGTTCCATGTTGCGCATGTAGTAGAGTGAGACAACAAAACACCGACATAGAAGCCACATGCTGAGAAGGGGCAATAGATTGAGAGGATAATTTATATTGGAATAGGGGGGAAGATACTTGAGTTTGTGTTGTGGTTGAACATTTGTTgacccgtggcaacgcacgggcagtctCCTAGTCTGAATAAAGGAGGATAAATTCTGTCAAAAAAAAACGTGCGTCGTTTGTAAAAAGGAATCCACGCTGCTACAATTAATCCACCGATACTTCCTACCCTATTAAACAATCAATCTGAATTTAAAAAAAACTATGTCACACGTTTAAAAAAAAGCAATATATATCtcttgtcatctcgccaatcttgc is from Triticum aestivum cultivar Chinese Spring chromosome 3A, IWGSC CS RefSeq v2.1, whole genome shotgun sequence and encodes:
- the LOC123063593 gene encoding uncharacterized protein isoform X3, translating into MKRACVCIRSEGFAVDKLTGLSTPNNGVDPLTCGFCWYQEKEVPFNLQELCQWQCAFLDNDVVLHVCKMQRVKSAQEGILQAAPNPILWDRAAAMATRKVGSCFGVWWAAASRPSSNLSYCRLQMLGAKLQQYFHLQQQTLVELTHVSIRHEALEFAEKVLALRGAFGCKEPLVRICYCHKINFPSTSYFSHMNGINANN